Proteins from one Candidatus Polarisedimenticolia bacterium genomic window:
- a CDS encoding co-chaperone GroES, whose amino-acid sequence MKVKPLYDRIIVRRLDAKEEVKGGIIIPDTAKEKPMEGKVVAVGSGRLDKSGKQIPMQVKVGDKVLIGKYAGTEVKIDNAEHVIVKEDEVLGIVS is encoded by the coding sequence ATGAAGGTGAAGCCGCTCTACGATCGAATCATCGTTCGCCGGCTCGACGCGAAGGAGGAAGTCAAGGGGGGAATCATCATTCCCGACACCGCCAAAGAGAAGCCGATGGAGGGAAAGGTGGTGGCCGTGGGATCGGGAAGGCTGGATAAATCGGGCAAGCAAATCCCGATGCAGGTGAAGGTCGGTGACAAGGTCCTCATCGGAAAGTACGCTGGCACCGAGGTCAAGATCGACAACGCCGAGCACGTGATCGTGAAAGAGGACGAAGTCCTCGGGATCGTCAGCTAA